One genomic window of Nicotiana sylvestris chromosome 10, ASM39365v2, whole genome shotgun sequence includes the following:
- the LOC104223841 gene encoding cyclin-D1-1 yields the protein MSVSCSECFSDLLCGEDSDTVLSNGGGGEDSPECSSSDIESQFADFDESIAGLIEDERYFVPGFDYFERFQSQSLISVAREDSVAWILKVQRHYGLQPLTAYLAVNYLDRFLYSRSFPQTDGWPLQLLSVACLSLAAKMEEPLVPSLLDLQVEGAKYIFEPKTIQRMEFLVLRILDWRLRSITPFCFLSFFAYKLDPVGTFTGFLISRATEIILSNIQEASFLEYWPSCIAAATILCAANDLPNFSLVNAEHAESWCDGLRKEKIVGCYELVQKYAIALRPRRFPKVLPRVRVMTRASTVLTSESSSSSSSSATSYKKRKLNNNWWNTDDDRASSC from the exons ATGTCAGTCTCGTGCTCCGAGTGCTTCTCCGACTTACTCTGCGGCGAGGACTCCGACACCGTTTTATCAAACGGAGGAGGAGGAGAGGATTCGCCGGAATGTTCGTCGTCGGATATCGAATCTCAGTTCGCCGATTTCGATGAATCCATCGCAGGTCTTATTGAAGACGAACGATACTTCGTCCCTGGATTTGACTATTTCGAGAGGTTTCAATCTCAATCTCTAATCTCCGTCGCTAGAGAAGATTCCGTTGCATGGATTCTCAAG GTACAACGCCACTATGGTTTACAGCCATTAACGGCGTATCTGGCCGTTAATTACTTGGATCGTTTTCTCTACTCTAGAAGCTTTCCG CAAACGGACGGTTGGCCGCTACAACTCTTGTCGGTTGCTTGCTTATCTTTAGCAGCAAAAATGGAGGAACCTCTTGTTCCTTCTCTTTTGGATCTTCAG GTTGAAGGTGCAAAGTATATATTTGAACCCAAAACCATCCAAAGAATGGAGTTTCTTGTGCTGAGAATATTAGATTGGAGGCTCCGATCCATAACCCCGTTTTGCTTCCTCAGCTTCTTTGCCTATAAGCTTGATCCAGTAGGGACTTTCACTGGCTTCCTTATTTCAAGGGCTACTGAAATTATCCTCTCAAATATTCAAG AAGCTAGCTTTCTTGAATATTGGCCATCATGCATAGCTGCTGCAACAATACTTTGTGCAGCTAATGACCTTCCAAATTTCTCTCTAGTGAATGCTGAACATGCTGAATCTTGGTGCGATGGACTCCGCAAA GAGAAAATCGTGGGTTGCTATGAATTAGTGCAAAAGTATGCCATTGCATTAAGACCAAGGAGATTTCCAAAAGTTTTACCACGGGTACGAGTCATGACTCGGGCTAGTACTGTATTAACCAGTGAGTCATCATCCTCGTCCTCATCATCTGCCACATCTTATAAAAAGAGAAAACTAAATAACAACTGGTGGAATACAGATGACGACAGAGCAAGTTCCTGTTAA